GCAGCCGTTCGCGCCGCAGCTTGTGGTCCAGGCCGACACGCCGGAGAACTACTACCTTGATACGCCGCACATCGCGCACCTGCAACGGTCGATCTTTTTTGGTGCCGTGCAGATCAAGAAGAATTATGTCAGCTATCATCTGATGTCGGTGTATATCTTCCCGGCATTGCTCGACCAGATCTCGCCGCAGCTTAAAAAGCGCATGCAGGGCAAGTCGTGCTTTAACTTCACCAGGATCGATCAAGCCATGCTCGACGAGCTAGCCCATCTAACGGCCCAGGGCTTCGAGGTCTATCGGCGCGAATACGGCATCTGAGCCTACTCATCACCCGCTCCCGCTCATGACGTGCTTGACGCTCGCCTCGATATTGTGATACATTTCACATCGTATTGTGATGCTTTTCACTTAGACCATCGTTGCAGGTGAAAGGATTGCCGCATGAAGGTAGCTAGCTTTGCCGAGATCGAGGCGCCTTTTCTCGAACGTGTCCACATCATGGTTTGGTGCAGCATGGCGACGCTCGACACGCGCAATCGGCCACGCTCTCGTATCCTCCACCCAATCTGGGAAGACTCGCTTGGCTGGATCGCAACTCGTCGCCACTCCCTTAAGGCCCGTCATCTCGCCCACAGCCCATACGTCTCGCTGGCCTATATCGCCGACATTGCCAAGCCGGTGTACGTCGATTGCTACGCTGAATGGGACGAATCACCAGACGCTAAGCAGCACGTCTGGGATCTCTTCCTGCATGCACCGCCGCCACTTGGCTATGACCCGGCTCCTATCTTTAAGAGCGTCGATCATCCCGACTATGGCGTGCTCAAGCTCAGGCCGTGGCGCATCGAGCTGTACAATTTTCCACAGGAAAACCTTATCTGGCAGCCTGTCGAGGCTTGAAGCCGGGCGTGATGTACAGCGGCAGGCAGCGCAGACTTCTAGCAGTGCGGCATACATCCTGGACAGAGCCGCACACCGGAATCGACCGCACAAAAAATCACGCCCCCG
This is a stretch of genomic DNA from Herpetosiphonaceae bacterium. It encodes these proteins:
- a CDS encoding pyridoxamine 5'-phosphate oxidase family protein, whose product is MKVASFAEIEAPFLERVHIMVWCSMATLDTRNRPRSRILHPIWEDSLGWIATRRHSLKARHLAHSPYVSLAYIADIAKPVYVDCYAEWDESPDAKQHVWDLFLHAPPPLGYDPAPIFKSVDHPDYGVLKLRPWRIELYNFPQENLIWQPVEA